The genomic stretch ACAGGATTTGAACCTGCGACACCTACGTCCCAAACGTAGTACTCTACCAGACTGAGCTACTTCCCGAAGTCTTAAGATATCCTCATTATATGTATAAAAAAACAAAAGTCAAAACTTTTTTTAAATATTTTTTAAAAAGCAAACTCTTGATTATTTACTCTATAAAAACTATAATATAGAAGGTAGATTAAAAAGGAGTTTATCATGAAATTCAAACCATTGTTCAATAATATTCTTATAGAAAGATTAGAAGAAGAAAATCAAACTGCAGGAGGAATAATAATTCCAGATACAGCAAAAGAAAAACCTTCTAAAGGAGTTGTTATAGCAGTTGGAGAAGGTTCCATAACAGAAAATGGGACAAGAATAACTCCAGATGTAAAAGAGGGTGATGTTGTTATCTTCGGAAAGTGGGGCGGAAACGACGTAAAACTAGACGGAAAAGATTTCGTAATAATCAAAACAGAAGACATTCTAGGAATTATAGAGTAATAAAATTACAGGTATAATTTTTATAAAAGAAAAGTTAGTTGACAACTCATAGTTTATAAAATAGAGTTAATCTATATTATCTATTTAAAAATATTTATTAACAATAATCTACATATCTATGAACAACAGATTCAAAAAGATTTCATCAGAAATGTTGGTAATACCAATGTTAGATGAGAGGACTGATAATTTCCTCAATAAGCTAGGAGAAGTACTCCCAGAAGATTTTTCTGTAACCGATGAATTGATATTTAAGGTCGTTTCATTTTTCTCTTTTAAAGAGGAGATGAAAGATTTTTATATTGGTCAATTTGAGGGGTTAGAAATTGCTCTTAAAAAAGAGAAGACAAACATGAAAATCTTTCTTAGAAGGAAAGATTGGAAAGATGACACTCATGAGATGCTTTCTATTGACATAAGTGATATTTCAGTAGCTATATCTTCCTGTATTGAAAGAGTGTTTAACCTTAAAAGCCATTCTTATTTTCATGCTGTATTCAATAATAGGATAGAGTACGGACCATCTTATGGATATATCTACGGTGGTGGCTCCAAAGAATTTGGACTTACCTATGGCGTTAAGGAAGGTAAACTTAATAAGGAATTCAATATGGGTCGTAAATGCTCCGACATAGAAGACCTTTTATTAGAAGCAAAAAAAATCCTGGAAGAAGATCCCGCCAAATGGGAAAAAGTTATGGTAGCACTATGGAGCTATTCAAAACTTTACAAAAAATCCATTGGAGAATTTAAACAAAGAAACAGATCTCTTATTTATTCTTCAAGGAATGAGTTTGAGATAATAAGTAGAGACACAAGACCAGATTTGGTCGAAGAAATTAAGCCATTTCCGGTTTAAAAAATCACAGGGTAGAATAAACAAATTCTATCCTGTTTTTTTTGTGCAAAAAGATATCCTATTCCAGTTGAAAGTTTCTCCCTTGCAACTATATATTCTATATGTTAAAATAATACACATAAAAATTCATAAAAAAAGGTAGAGAAGATGGGTAAATTAATAGTATTCTCAGATCAAGCTAGACAACAAATAAAGCAGGGTGTTGATAAACTTGCAAACGCAGTTAAAACAACGTTAGGACCAAAAGGTCGTAATGTAGTAATAAGCGCTTCATTCGGCTTACCACATTCCACTAAAGATGGTGTAACAGTTGCAAAAGCAATAGACCTAAAAGACCCAGTTGAAAACTTAGGTGCTAAAATGGTTCAAGAGGTAGCAAGTAAAACAGCTGACCACGCAGGTGATGGAACAACAACTGCAACAGTACTAGCTCAATCTATCTACTCAGAAGGCGTTAAATCTGTAGTAGCAGGTATGAACCCTATGGATGTTAAAAGAGGTATAGACAACGCAGTAAAACAAGTTGTAAAGAGCATCAAAGATCAATCTAAAGAAGTTAAACAGAACGAGGAAATCGCCCAAGTGGCAACTATCTCTGCCAACGGAGATAAAGACCTAGGAAAAATGATTGCCCACGCAATGGATAAGGTAGGCAAAGAAGGTGTAATCTCAGTAGAAGAAGCTAAAGGCATGGAAACTACTGTTGACGTAGTAGAAGGAATGCAGTTCGACAAAGGATATATGTCTCCATACTTCATAACTAATCCAGATAAATTACT from Alphaproteobacteria bacterium encodes the following:
- a CDS encoding co-chaperone GroES yields the protein MKFKPLFNNILIERLEEENQTAGGIIIPDTAKEKPSKGVVIAVGEGSITENGTRITPDVKEGDVVIFGKWGGNDVKLDGKDFVIIKTEDILGIIE